The Impatiens glandulifera chromosome 8, dImpGla2.1, whole genome shotgun sequence genome includes a window with the following:
- the LOC124912138 gene encoding E3 ubiquitin-protein ligase BIG BROTHER-like, which translates to MSWNPQMEVHYVNGCFPYNSAGSSVNLFEGLAYEHVNLIFADSVHSQETVYPPMQTSFYKFGLSEPGNFSYYDCYNGQIHNDDASTVHEYHRHFENSQTILNEHTDAATTQWNENAGANTPVHVECPRDQPSSIDSEVIWQDNVDPDNMTYEELLELGEVVGTESRGLAPDLISLLPVRKFKRGFFSRKNSKIERCVICQMEYKRGDKQITLPCKHVYHVCCGTKWLGINKACPICYTEVFGDESKH; encoded by the exons ATGAGCTGGAACCCGCAAATGGAAGTTCACTATGTAAATGGCTGCTTTCCATATAACTCAGCTGGAAGTTCGGTAAATTTGTTTGAAGGTCTAGCCTATGAGCATGTGAACTTGATTTTTGCGGATTCTGTACACTCTCAG GAGACCGTGTACCCTCCAATGCAAACTAGTTTCTACAAATTTGGCTTATCTGAACCAGGAAATTTTTCATACTATGATTGTTACAATGGCCAGATACACAATGATGATGCATCCACAGTTCATGAATACCATAGGCACTTCGAGAACTCTCAAACAATCCTCAATGAACACACAGATGCAGCGACTACACAATGGAATGAAAATGCTGGTGCAAACACGCCTGTCCATGTAGAAT GTCCTCGGGATCAGCCAAGTTCAATTGATAGTGAG GTCATTTGGCAAGACAATGTTGATCCTGACAATATGACTTATGAG GAACTTCTTGAACTAGGTGAAGTAGTTGGAACTGAGAGCCGGGGGTTAGCTCCAGATTTGATATCTTTACTTCCAGTCCGGAAATTTAAGAGAGGGTTCTTCTCCAGAAAGAACTCAAAAATTGAGAG GTGCGTAATATGTCAGATGGAATACAAAAGAGGTGATAAACAGATTACCCTTCCCTGCAAACACGTCTACCATGTCTGTTGTGGAACTAAGTGGCTTGGCATCAACAAG GCATGCCCCATATGTTACACCGAGGTGTTTGGAGATGAATCAAAACACTAG
- the LOC124911952 gene encoding 60S ribosomal protein L31: MVEKGSKGRKEEVVTREYTINLHKRLHGCTFKKKAPTAIKEIRKFAQKAMGTTDVRVDVKLNKVIWSRGIRSVPRRIRVRVARKRNDEEDAKEELYSLVTVAELPAEGIKGLGTKIIEDDDE; encoded by the exons ATGGTGGAAAAGGGAAGCaaaggaaggaaggaagaggTAGTAACAAGGGAGTACACCATCAACCTCCACAAACGCCTCCATGGATG CACTTTCAAGAAGAAGGCTCCTACAGCAATAAAGGAGATCAGGAAGTTTGCTCAGAAGGCCATGGGTACCACTGATGTAAGAGTGGATGTTAAGCTTAACAAGGTTATTTGGAGCCGTGGTATTCGAAGTGTTCCAAGGAGAATTAGGGTTAGGGTTGCCCGCAAGAGGAACGATGAGGAAGATGCTAAGGAAGAGCTTTATTCGCTTGTTACCGTTGCTGAGCTACCAGCTGAGGGAATCAAGGGATTGGGAACTAAGAtcattgaagatgatgatgaatga
- the LOC124912402 gene encoding histone H3.2, with amino-acid sequence MARTKQTARKSTGGKAPRKQLATKAARKSAPATGGVKKPHRFRPGTVALREIRKYQKSTELLIRKLPFQRLVREIAQDFKTDLRFQSSAVAALQEAAEAYLVGLFEDTNLCAIHAKRVTIMPKDIQLARRIRGERA; translated from the coding sequence ATGGCTCGTACAAAGCAAACCGCCAGGAAATCTACCGGAGGCAAGGCGCCGAGGAAGCAACTAGCAACGAAAGCTGCAAGAAAATCTGCTCCGGCTACCGGAGGTGTGAAGAAGCCTCACAGATTTAGACCAGGAACTGTTGCTTTAAGAGAGATCCGTAAGTATCAGAAGAGTACAGAGCTTTTGATCCGTAAACTTCCATTTCAAAGACTTGTTCGCGAGATTGCACAAGATTTCAAAACAGATCTGAGATTTCAGAGTTCCGCTGTAGCTGCTCTTCAGGAAGCAGCTGAGGCTTAtcttgttggtttatttgaaGATACTAATCTTTGCGCTATCCATGCTAAACGTGTTACTATTATGCCTAAAGATATTCAACTTGCTAGACGTATTCGTGGTGAGAGAGCTTAG
- the LOC124912733 gene encoding peroxidase 15-like, which yields MAKTNQSTMTKLIASMLFLVCIILLGGGCEAQLSSSFYSTTCPNISSVVRGVLEPALRSDIRINARIIRMHFHDCMVNGCDGSLLLDNGNGIQSEKDAVPNQSITGFNVIDDIKTALESVCPNVVSCADILAIASQIGVVLAGGPTWAVELGRRDSRTANQAGTSAIPSPFDLLDDLEDKFDDVGLDSIDLVALSGAHSFGRARCATFVGRLYNFNNTGNPDPTIDTTYLATLRQTCPQGGNANVVENLDQDTPNTFDNRYFTNLQTNKGLLTSDQVLFSTPDEDTVDIVNQFGGSQAAFFDAFGKSMIKMGAISPLTGTNGEIRTNCRVPN from the exons ATGGCTAAGACCAATCAATCGACGATGACAAAACTAATCGCATCCATGTTGTTTTTGGTGTGTATAATATTGCTTGGCGGTGGTTGTGAGGCTCAGTTGAGCTCCTCCTTCTACTCAACCACGTGCCCTAACATATCCAGCGTAGTAAGAGGAGTCCTCGAGCCCGCCTTACGTAGTGACATTCGAATCAACGCGAGAATCATTCGCATGCACTTTCACGACTGCATGGTCAACGGTTGTGATGGCTCGTTGTTGTTGGACAATGGTAATGGAATACAAAGCGAGAAAGATGCAGTCCCAAATCAATCAATCACTGGCTTCAATGTAATCGATGATATTAAAACTGCCTTGGAAAGTGTGTGCCCTAATGTCGTCTCGTGTGCAGATATTCTCGCTATAGCTTCTCAGATCGGAGTTGTTTTG GCTGGTGGACCAACATGGGCAGTTGAGTTAGGAAGAAGAGATAGTCGTACTGCAAACCAAGCCGGAACAAGTGCGATTCCAAGCCCTTTTGACTTGCTCGATGATTTGGAGGATAAGTTCGATGATGTTGGACTTGATTCCATTGACCTAGTCGCCTTATCTG GGGCGCACTCTTTTGGTCGAGCTAGGTGTGCCACATTCGTTGGCAGGCTCTACAACTTCAACAATACTGGTAACCCTGATCCAACCATAGACACAACATACCTTGCGACACTTCGTCAGACATGCCCACAAGGTGGAAACGCAAATGTGGTCGAGAATCTCGACCAAGACACACCAAACACCTTTGACAATCGATATTTCACAAACCTCCAAACGAACAAGGGGCTCCTCACAAGTGACCAAGTTCTTTTCTCCACCCCCGATGAAGACACTGTGGACATCGTCAATCAATTTGGCGGTAGCCAGGCTGCATTCTTTGATGCTTTTGGCAAGTCTATGATCAAGATGGGAGCTATAAGCCCTTTAACTGGAACCAACGGGGAGATTAGGACTAATTGCAGAGTCCCTAATTAa
- the LOC124911557 gene encoding uncharacterized protein LOC124911557, whose product MNDQSQMMNQPQMINPPPQMMMNPPQGIGQPQMMNRSYGMWPPPPQTSMDMMKFPNPMTQGFISQNPMKPRNWLGKKGNNDKRKDVRRKDMPPMSGGGGGGGGSSSGYQPPALADLQNQNRLKARRFYPKKKYNRYVPFAPRNTTSFIIRAKKSGGIADLVSPCPVTPAVLPTPNFSPSREILGDMAKEEWGVDGYGSMKGLIRLRSPGHEAELVNEDDEEDDGGSSESDVEEHLEVERRLDHDLSRFEMIYPNYGVDYNNNLLENRVDDQDTHIAQLEEENILLKERLFLMEREMGDLRRRMLRLESSKRKQTAPAEEINEEVVDSVSENESEDRYRDRDEIDNKIGMKSEVEFHEDIRAEELAEKQQTEMNDEPEKESREVEIGLNKEDGLENSSKEVDVADMMKVDEEQD is encoded by the exons ATGAACGATCAGTCTCAGATGATGAATCAGCCTCAAATGATCAATCCGCCGCCGCAGATGATGATGAATCCACCTCAG GGAATAGGTCAGCCACAGATGATGAATCGGAGTTACGGTATGTGGCCTCCGCCTCCTCAGACATCTATGGATATGATGAAGTTTCCAAATCCAATGACACAAGGATTCATTTCTCAAAACCCTATGAAACCTCGGAATTGGCTGGGGAAGAAAGGGAATAACGATAAGCGAAAAGACGTCAGGAGGAAAGATATGCCACCAATGTCCGGCGGCGGCGGTGGAGGCGGTGGAAGCAGTTCCGGATATCAGCCTCCTGCGCTGGCTGATTTACAAAATCAAAACCGTTTGAAAGCTCGTAGGTTTTATCCCAAGAAGAAGTACAACAGATACGTCCCGTTCGCTCCAAGAAACACAACTTCATTCATCATTCGAGCTAAGAAATCAGGCGGTATCGCAGACCTTGTTTCGCCGTGTCCAGTGACACCCGCAGTTCTTCCCACGCCTAATTTCTCGCCATCCAGGGAGATTCTTGGCGATATGGCGAAGGAGGAATGGGGAGTTGATGGTTATGGATCGATGAAGGGATTAATCAGGCTTCGATCGCCAGGTCACGAGGCTGAATTAGTCAacgaagatgatgaagaagatgacgGTGGGTCGAGTGAGAGTGATGTGGAGGAGCATCTTGAAGTAGAAAGGAGATTGGATCATGATTTGAGTCGTTTTGAGATGATATATCCAAACTATGGAGTtgattacaataataatttgttgGAGAATCGTGTTGATGATCAAGATACCCATATAGCTCAGTTGGAAGAAGAGAATATCCTTTTAAAGGAGAGGCTGTTTTTGATGGAAAGGGAGATGGGGGATTTGAGGAGGAGAATGCTGCGTCTAGAAAGTTCTAAGCGGAAACAAACAGCTCCGGCTGAGGAGATTAATGAGGAGGTTGTGGATAGTGTTTCGGAAAACGAAAGTGAGGATAGGTATAGGGATAGAGATGAAATTGACAACAAGATTGGAATGAAATCGGAGGTTGAGTTTCACGAGGATATTCGTGCTGAAGAATTAGCTGAGAAACAACAAACTGAAATGAATGATGAACCTGAAAAAGAAAGTAGAGAAGTAGAAATTGGTTTGAACAAAGAAGATGGGCTCGAAAACAGTTCAAAAGAAGTTGATGTTGCTGATATGATGAAGGTGGACGAAGAACAAGACTAA
- the LOC124912735 gene encoding peroxidase 59-like — MSRSSNSNVSFVLFALFITISCTALQVKSQLNTSFYSTTCPTLLKIVRRQVVNALKSEMRMAASLLRLHFHDCFVNGCDASILLDGSDGEKFALPNLNSARGYEVVDSIKTAVENACPGVVSCADILAIAARDSVLLSGGPSWKVLLGRRDGLVANQTGANTLLPSPFETLDAIISKFIAVGLNLTDVVSLSGGHTIGFAKCATFRFRLFNLSGTGVPDDTLESSLLSDLQTLCPLNGDDNANTELDQNSTDLFDNHYFDNLIAGKGVLRSDQILFSSSEALEETKSLVEGYSNSLNLFFSDFVNGMIKMGNINLLTGSNGEIRNNCRVVNS, encoded by the exons ATGTCGAGATCGAGCAATTCTAATGTTTCTTTCGTGCTTTTTGCTTTGTTTATCACGATATCATGCACCGCGTTGCAAGTGAAGTCTCAATTGAACACGAGTTTCTACTCAACCACGTGTCCCACTCTTCTTAAAATTGTTCGGAGGCAGGTGGTAAATGCCCTAAAATCGGAGATGAGAATGGCTGCTTCTTTGCTACGACTTCATTTCCACGACTGTTTTGTAAAC GGTTGTGATGCCTCAATATTACTAGATGGAAGTGACGGTGAGAAGTTTGCTCTCCCAAATTTAAACTCAGCCCGAGGTTATGAAGTCGTTGATTCGATCAAGACGGCTGTGGAGAACGCATGTCCGGGAGTTGTCTCGTGTGCGGACATACTTGCCATCGCTGCTCGAGATTCGGTTCTATTG AGTGGAGGACCCTCTTGGAAGGTATTGTTAGGTAGAAGAGACGGATTAGTGGCTAATCAGACAGGAGCAAATACTTTACTTCCTTCTCCATTTGAAACCCTTGATGCCATCATTTCAAAGTTCATTGCGGTTGGCCTAAACCTAACCGACGTCGTCTCTCTTTCAg GTGGGCATACAATCGGTTTCGCGAAATGTGCAACGTTTAGATTTAGATTGTTCAACTTATCCGGCACTGGAGTCCCCGATGACACTTTGGAGTCATCCTTACTCTCCGACCTTCAAACGCTTTGCCCATTAAACGGAGATGACAATGCTAACACTGAACTCGATCAAAACTCAACAGATCTATTTGATAACCATTACTTCGATAACCTCATTGCGGGAAAAGGAGTCCTCCGATCCGATCAAATATTGTTTTCGAGTAGTGAAGCCCTAGAAGAGACTAAGAGCTTGGTTGAAGGTTATAGCAATAGTTTAAACCTTTTCTTTAGTGACTTTGTTAATGGGATGATTAAGATGGGGAATATCAACCTTTTAACCGGATCAAATGGGGAGATAAGGAATAATTGTAGGGTGGTTAATTCTTAA